From Nicotiana tabacum cultivar K326 chromosome 22, ASM71507v2, whole genome shotgun sequence, one genomic window encodes:
- the LOC107772139 gene encoding uncharacterized protein LOC107772139 has protein sequence MASPKIQKDIVSACAQEIMEAIINDLGGDYFGILVDESKDISYHEQMILALRYVDKRGQVNEPFIGLVCIGDTSAKSLKEAIFSLLMKHSLRPSKICGHSYYRAKVAKKYEVKTFFSIVANMLNVIGVSFKHGDQLRNHQAELLDQLLESGQVQSGKGLNQERGLQRLGDTRWGSYCKISDNFIVLFASIVHVLRLIEYEGSEDNDRL, from the exons ATGGCTTCAccgaaaattcaaaaagatataGTGAGTGCTTGTGCACAAGAAATCATGGAAGCTATAATTAATGATTTGGGTGgagattattttgggatattAGTTGATGAGTCCAAGGACATTTCGTACCATGAACAAATGATCCTTGCTTTGCGGTATGTTGACAAAAGAGGCCAAGTGAACGAGCCATTTATTGGCCTCGTTTGTATTGGTGATACATCTGCAAAGTCATTGAAGGAAGCAATATTTTCTTTACTAATGAAACACTCATTACGTCCTTCCAAAATATGTGGACACAGCTATTATAGAGCTA AGGTTGCTAAAAAATATGAGGTGAAAACTTTCTTTTCTATAGTTGCTAACATGTTGAATGTGATTGGAGTATCTTTTAAACATGGAGATCAACTTCGGAATCATCAAGCAGAATTGTTGGATCAATTGCTAGAGAGTGGTCAAGTTCAAAGTGGGAAAGGATTAAATCAAGAGCGAGGGCTTCAAAGGCTAGGTGACACTCGTTGGGGATCATATTGTAAAATATCAGATAACTTTATTGTTTTATTTGCATCTATTGTTCATGTGCTTAGGTTAATTGAATATGAAGGTTCTGAGGATAATGATAGATTGTAA